TGTAGGTAATTAAAATACCAAAAATACACATGCAAATTGAGACAAAAATGGCTCAACTTTTAGAGTGATTAAACAAGACTTAATTGCTATCTCGTTGCGTTCCAATGCCTGCAACACAGCTCTTAGAAACGTTTCTCAGCTCTGTCGGCCCAAGTTGGTGAGTGGAAGcagtttttaacttttacaGCAGCAAGACTTTCTAACAAGCGTAGCAAACTGTAAACAGTGTTTGAGTCTCCCAGCTACAGAGCAATTTTGCCAACAGCTATTGTTAAATTTCTTATTAATTCCACACGTCATTTGCCTGACGACGCCATCATTCTAGATGCATTCAACTGATTTGTGTTTTTAtgttccatttgaaaactccaatatttttttcaacaatgtgaaaaatttaaagctAAGGTTCCCGGTTGCCAGTTTTAGGATAACACAGTTTTCAGACCGTCTTATGAACTATGGTCACGCATCAGATAAGGTTGAAGTAGCAATTGATGCAATTTCTACAGAATAACTCTGAACGAAACACTTAAACAGGTCGATTTTTTAGCTTCCGAGGGAAAGTTGAAAGATTATACGATTGATTTTCTTGTATTATGTCAATGTAGTCCTGTccacaaaataaatatttaagcATTGAGAAAAATTTCCAACCCACGTGGTTTTAAATTCGCACGCAGTGTGGCAAAATCCCTTTGATGGAACGAAATGTCTTCTGAGTTCGTCCACATTTCAGTTTGAAACTCGAGTGTTGTTCGCTGGCACACCTTTCATTTTATAGTGTTTGGTAATATCAGATAGAGCTTAAGCTATTGATAAGAAAATTTATTCAAAGCTTAGTTGCAGCGTATTTGCAATGAAATGGCTCAGTGGGTCCAAGACCCGTTCAAACTGAATCaaccaaacaaattttatCGAGAGTATCACCTCCGTATATTTTTCTAAGAAGATGCTTGATATTTTGATTATCTGGTTATAGCGTTTGAAACATTTCGATCgatgtcttttgttttgacgACATTTTACTCGGAAGAATGAAGCTATTTAGTTAATTGGCAAAATTATTGGCAAACCCTTCACGAATTTGTTCGTGTCAGAGAAGTAATGTCACCAACTTTCCCAAGTATTTGAAGACTTAGCTTGTTCGTTCGTTCAAAAAGTTGGCGTGCAACGGCagttttaatgaaaatttgaaagaacagaaaataaaggcaatataggaaagacatgaatgaagaCAAAGGACTTAACAATAGTTGAATATTCTTGTTTGTGCGTCGCAAAGCACGCAAAATCCTTAGCAACTGATCATTTGTAGGCTCGTTCTCCAGTGAATTTGCCGTCCTTTTGAAAGCGTCCTGCCCATACATTTTTTCCGATGTACTTGACACATTCTTAGCGAGATATCTTGGTCTAGATCTCCACTTTTACGATCCATCTTCATTTCGCCATAACTTCATCAAGGTTTTTCATCAAGCCATTACTCGAGAGAATGAAAGTCTAATCACTTGATAATGGACTTCTCAATTTGAATTATGTCTTTCAAGATTTATGGCTCGTTCGTTTATTGAAGAAGTTTGCATGCAACACTAGTTTTAATGAACATTTGTAACAACAGAGTATAAAGGCTAGACAGAAACAACACAAGTGAAGTCAGAAAAAAGACCTCTGATTTTCATTCGCTTCGACACAACCAGAAGAACACCTGCTGGTAGAATCAGCACTTAGTCTTAGCATCTCTAAAGTTCCAGTGAGTCTcggttttcttatttttacgtattttatttttagttttatttttttatcgctGTGGGAGtgatttctttaaatttcacATATGTTGAAATCAACCGGTGAGTTCATCGTTTCACGATAAGGCTTAAGTATTATCACCAAGTGGTCTGAAGAAAAATTCAAGCTGTTAATACAACATGCCGAGAAGTTGTCACCTGTGAAAGGCCTTCGCTTCAAATTGCATATAGTATTTTCGCCAATCACTTTTACGAGCTCAGACctagcagtgccgtagcaagggtaatacaagtgggggggcacacgagcgccggaggcgtgagccgctagagggatctgggggcatgctcccccagaaaattttgaaatctagaggcttggaaatgccatttccagcgttctctaagagctatttgtgatttatgcatatcgcgaattatttacttcgtacactgtttcagcaaaccaatgcacgttgatagtataacacttgcaacgtcaattacaaaataaaaaaccgactatctctttATCTTGAAActagtaaatgtttaacctgtCAGAGTCATTATGCTAAGTTCGTAGTtcttaaactggctgagttgccttagagacaaacgtagccttcatcggcaggtcgttttttgaaaacttcccaaacagttgcttgataatattttatttttaacattttatagaggtctgtttttactttctaggaaaaaaactgggggggcacggcccccccggcccctccccttgctacggcactgcctAGAAGGAATCAAGAGTAAGGTTCTGTGATGAACATGTTTTTCCTAAACTAAATGCCTGACTAACGGTGAACTGGTTTTCCGATGATCGGAAATGAATTCCTTTTCTCAGAGCTTTTCATCACCCAACCGCATCAGTGAACCTCGAATTGTAGTGAGGCAGGCATTCGGTTTAAGTTCTCCTCGCTAcccttccttttctttgaagATCCAAGATGTTACAACTTGCCGCTTAAATGCTTGTCCTCGTTTCGTAGATGGTCAGGATTTGTCTattctaaaaaaaatcgaaGGCCTGGATTAGTTGCCAAATAGATTTCAAATAGGTAGGATTTcataattacaaaaaaaaaacaaaacacagaaTCGACAAAAGAAAGGTAATGAGAAATTCAAATAGTTAAATTATTAGAAAACACCTGTATATCGTGTCATATTGTGGTTTGCATTCTGCTCTGTTCTCCTTCTTCATCGCTTGATTCCAGCATGGTCAATATAACCTgaacaatttcaaaatggtttcttttgaaattttccttccGATGTTAACCGCATTAATTCGGGAAGGTATTTGATCTCTACTGCTTTTCCAAGTAcgttttttaagaaaaatatttggaaattATCTCTActtttaagataaaaaaaaacaaatgatggAAAGGAAGCATTTCAACCTTTTGTTTGGTAGATCAGATATGTTGCAAGATTCTAACGATATAGAAGTATATAGTGGCACTTTGATTATGATGATTTCAATTCCTTTCGGTCAGCTaccattcgctctgacgaagggctaacgctcgaaacgtcagctttctaaatctttcacggtggtaattcaaccttgatcaactcgtttgataaaaccaaatttttgttttgatctctcccaccgacgcagcaccacagtttccttagaaactagaaattcatcaGATTCCATCATGTTTACCAgtgaaaaaatacaaataaaccCTATTGTTACTTGTGGCTTTTTACGTTAGGCAACTGAATTTATTTACATATAATAACAGTTAAAACTTGCACATTACCTTTTTGACTAAAACTCAAGCATGTAATTCAAAATCGGACATCTGAATTATTTAACTTACGATACTTTGTTCGAGCAAATTGCGGATTATTCCTCAACTTCGagccattttcttttaatttttttcacaacattttgtattttcgtcagcaaatataaatattttacaatacCAGGGTTTATTGACTTTCATAACTGATGGGTATTGATGGCATTTCAGCCAATGAAAGAAGCAATTcaattgtcaaaaatttggaagcAGACAGACGTTTTCTTTATAACCAAAAAGACGTTTGTTTGGTTAGTTTGTCATGTTGCATGGATATCCACAATGCGCACAAACGCGTACTTTCCATTACTAGATCAGCTCACTACACAGGGAACAACCTCCCTTGCATTTGAAATAATGCTGTTTCGATAGCAATCCCCTACATTCACCCATCATtcctttgaaaacttttaGACTGCAGCTGATCAAGTCCCTGTGAGAGAGAAGGAGGAGATACCTTTGCCATATCTTTGTGGAGGTAGGCCTATTTCTTTCATGACTGTTTCTCgctcaaaatattttttgatgCATATGCCGTGGGagcattttaatattttaacaaCTGGATCAATAACTTTGTCGAGACACGAAAATAACGAGTCAGATTTTAGttgtttaattaatattaattatgcCACGATTTTACTTCACTACGTATTTACCTCTACAATTCggtgtaattaatttttttgtaacgAGAAGAGAACAAAAACATCTCGAAAGCCGGATAGCAGTCTGAAATGTCAGAATATTATATTATCcaatatttttgtaaattcTCTCGCAGAAACAATAATACCTAATACAAATAAAGGAAATCGTAATGTTATCTTAATGACGACACCTGAGTTATATCAAAGGAGTTATGCCACGAgtatagaccactttcataaatggcagcgTATTTTGCTATTCatttcttatgttaattagacccaCTGCCCGcattttggtttaaatattcttttgaattttgcacatggcagcgaggttagaaagACTCATTAGcgttaaaacaaaagaaattaaatttgatcCCTATTATGAAAGAGGTTTATACACCAAGCCGTCTCAACCAAAGTTCAATTAAAACAAGACCTCAGGGAGGGAAAATTGCCGTTTTACACTCCACAgccaagaaaacaaatgagAACTGGGCGTTTAATGGTCTGTCTGTGCCTTGCTTGTTTGTGCTTTGGATTTTAGGAAGGAGGGAACTGTGGCGCTTTGAAGCCACATCttaattttgaactttttgttttggtatCAGCTACAAGAATGAAACTTCTCGATCTTTATATCTGGCTCCTCTTGGCCGtgcttttaacattttacaAGTAGGTATCAGATATTAACCTTACTTTTAGTAATTTGCTTCTTGAGAAATTGTTCCGGTGTCtctcattaatattttgttttttttttggggggggggggggggggagagttactaagaaaaacaaatcacaGTCCGAAGACTGAATTACGTGTATAATGTACAAGAagcaaaaattataattaaaatAGTGACGCTCGCCTGTCGCAAAGAGAGTGGATGCCTGCCTCTTTGCGCACGCCGTTATAGCTTGCACAAGGAAAAATCATGCACAAGGAGCACTTCTGAATACGGATAAATAAGACGCAAGGCTGAATTGTAATACTTGACATGCGTATTCTAAAACCGATCTTATGGTACTAAAGTAAAATAAGACAAGATCACTTGCACAGATACCAGCTCGTTTAAGTTGTCTCAGGAGGGCTTACCTTTTGGCAGCCTTTGAGGTTAAATTAAGGATGTGACAGAGCAAGTTCTGTGTGAAGTGACTTCTAACAGCTTTTAATTATTCGTATTTATTTTCAGAGCTGATGCTGACACACTTGCagaatttttcaagcaatacGATAAAGCATTGCCCCCTGGCTTTGGTaaacgatttatttttaactttttaacaCTTGTCTGTTAAAGGGATTGTCTTCAAGTTTCTCTTTTTAGTATGCTACCCTTTTGtattatattaaatttcaGAAAAGGGTGACCGTGTTGTAATCAAATGTACTTTGTATGTTGAATCCTTCGGAAACATCGAGGAAGCCAATATGGTAAGTTGTGAATGGCGCTGTTATTTTTCTATGCTATAACATTTCATTGTGATATTGAATTAAGAACTTTTCGAGGAGGCGTGTCTtttaaggaatggacaatacctagcgagcgtccatccaattcgggatgcacgcggatagttgggagagcacgaaggtagcgtaagagatgctcgaggcgcagccgagagcatctctagctacctaagtgctctcccaactatccaagtgcatcccgaattggatggacgctagctaggcattgtccatttcttttataacatagcaggacatttttcacgcagaaaagtcgctttttcatcatgtaagaaaataactatttaagtttgaaactCACCCTTGAACGTGGAAACACACCAGTTAGTGTTTTTCTTGGTCTTCTTTGATTCTTTATCCTCGATAATTTTCTCCAAATCCCGCTCGGATAAATTTGCGAAGCGGTTGTTTTCCCCGGTAGCACTTTCGCTCAGTTGTTGATCTTTCGACTTATCTGATGTTTCCGATGTTTCAACCATTTCAGACACGTTATCTAACTCTTTAATGTCATCGAATAACCCTAACTCAAATGTTGGGTAATTGCTAGCCATAAGTGAcagctaaatttaatttttctcgaAAAAGGTTGCGAGAAGAAACTcttgctggcaaggaatttcaccgacaatgacgtcagcctgaaccatctctatgaaccatccatttctttttcataaaaagatagccaatcagagcacgccctagcatatagctatgttataaagTCTGTTGGTTTGTAAGACAGCAGCAGTCAAGGTCTTGGCTTAGTCCGCCAATCACTAAGTCAATCAGTTGTCCTTAGTCCTTAGTCAATCAGGAACCCGGTAACACAGCCAGACTCTCAGTTAGTAACTCAGAAAATAAGAGAGCCAAGTTCAGtttctaaataaaaaaaataggcagtctatgactgcatgtagcttaccGTTCTTGCTACTACTCAGAATACGCATTTCGATGGGAccgaagatgtaactaagcaacatttctgtaaaatactccgAAGGAAACTGTGTCTCCGGGGAATTAAGTCTCTAAGATAGGGAaacatcggatcgaaatcggcagTGTTCGTTATGGGCTCGCATTCTATCTCACACACTTAGAAGGACATCATAGTAGCTTATGCCTTAGAGGCAGAACgctacaaaaaacaaaaagcaaaaacgtTAATGATGTTATCTCCCATTGATTACCTAGGAGTACAAAGTCTATGGTTATTTTCGTCAATATTGGAATGATCCGCGCCTTGCAGGAAGGTTTAATCGCACTTTGACGTTACACGGAGGAGATATAGACAAACTTTGGACTCCAGACCCTTTTTGCTACAATGCACGTGAATCGAACATGATGATGCCAAATGAAGAAACTCACACTTTTGCACACATCCAACCAAACGGAAATCTAGAGCTGAGCAAAGGGTGAGCAGGAAATAATTTAATGATCCCTCCAAGTCTGGATTTCATCCCTAGGAATTCTGGTTTCCGCTAAAATCTGAATTCTTCTCATCTCTGGAATTCAGGATAACATTATTTGTGGCCGACATTTCCATCAAAATATTAGTACAGGTTTCACAATTGGGCCACAGTCCCCTTAGTTGGGACTGTACTctacatcatcatcatcatcattatcataacCAATGTTATCTTCTCATTCAACTTGAGCACAAATCTTGTTCGTATTAGGGTGACGCTGCTGGCATCTTGTGTGATGAATCTGCAAGAATTTCCGCTAGATACACAGACGTGTTTCCTCAGATTTGGAAGTTGTAAGTCCGTAATTTGATGTAATTactcttttcaattttattctcATTCCTTTCAATGGGGAACTGCGACATTTATCGAATAAGATCATTATCGTACCTCAGGTTTTCACACTGCGAAACGGGTGATGTAGTAATGTGTTTACATTAATGTGAGAAACTCTTTGTGTCTCTATTACAAAGATGGCCATTCTGTGGAGGAAATCGTATACGAGTGGTTTCCTGGACAGACAGAAGTTTTGGTCGGGAACAGTGAAATGGCTCAGTTTGAATACAAAGGCTCCAACCTATCATCCAAATTTGAACTCTTTTCAGAAGGTCAGTTGGAAAGAAACCTTATTTGGGAATCGCTCAACATGCTACAAGATCTTGCTGATTTCTTGACTTTTGCGAAGCTTAAACCGTGGTTTTAATGCTATCCATAGGGGTTGAGGTTCATAGCAGTAACGATGAAATCTAGGAGGCAgtaagggggggggggggggggggcagggACCTTTCCATTTTCCAGCACTTAAGCAAAGTGCTTTACAACTCTTACATGTATCGAACCAGAAAACACAACTACGACATATGTCGCCAATATTGACGACACAGTATCCTTAAGATATTAACACACTCGATAATAATGATCATGGGTCCGGAATTCCGGCTGGCGTAGTAGTCATCAATTCGACCTCCATCCCACTAATCAAAGTATGTGGACTCAGTTTCAGTCGATTTCTTCCTCTATCAATGGTTTCCTCCCGGTACTCTGGCTTGCCTCCTCACCAAAAGTGTAAGGATGCCTGTGCAAATGAGACCAccattaaaaagaaagaattttgTGGGTGCTGTAACCTTCACTAAAGGATGATTTATCTCAATAAGTAGAAAAATGcgatgttttctttgttgttccAGAAAAGTTCTCAATTCTCACTGCCACCTTCTACTTTCACCGACGCATCGGGTACTTTCTCATTCAAGTCTACTTCCCAAACATCTTTGTGGTTGTATTGAGCTGGATCGTGTTCTGGATGGAAAAAGACGATATTGGCAACAGAATGGCACTGGGGATCACCACAATTCTGACCATCATGTTCCTTCTTGGTTCTCTGAATGGTAACCTCCCTAAAGTCAGCTATCCAAAGGCACTGGACTGGTATCTGCTGGTTTCGTTTAGCTTTgtattcttttctttgattgAATGCCTGATAGTGTTTCTCTTTGCAAGAAGTGCAGCAGACACTCAAGAGGACAAAGCTGTTGTAAAGGTACCTATCCCATTCTTTTTCAGTGTTTGATTAAAACGCATAGGTACCTGTGCTTCcgaattaaaaacaaattagaCAATGCTCAGTGCCATACAACATTCACCATTGTCTATTAAGTCTTTTAGCAGGAATCATTTGACACGATGACTGTCACTACAAATTGCGGTTGAATTGGAGTTGGGGTTGATCGTGTTTGGGCGAAATATTCTTCTTGAAATCTCATGACATTGCCTTTCAGAAGCGCAGAGCTCCTCTTGCAACAAGAATCTGCTTGGCGTTGAAAAACTGCTTTTTTGGATCCAGGACCCACAGACGTCCTTCTGAAACGGGCACTCCAAACGATGAAAGCACTAGATATCAGGATGATGTTGAAATGGCGTACGGAGCAACGAAAACAAACAGCGTTTTGGTAGATGATGGACATTTTGATGAGACAACATTGAGGAGAAACCGGATGATGAAAAGAGCTGAAGTTATTGACAGTGCATCACgtattttgtttcctttagCATTTGTTGTGTACAACGTTTATTATTGGAGCTATTACTGATGTAGCTACTGAACGAGGTTCAGCTCACTTAGCGACGGAGTCAGAGTTGTGGTTTGAGGAGCAAGAGGGCGTAACACTCTATGGACATCGAAAATCGGACTCCGTCACTTATAATTTCATTGCTCAGTGTTTTCTCTTTTGGCActcttgaatttttcaagtgaGAGTCAAAAGAAATGACATCGTGGTATTTTTTACTGGGTAGAAAAGCAGgtgaaccaaaaaaaacaaaaaaaagacatatTAGATACAGGCCCTGGTTAAAGTCATAAACTACATGTCTGAAGGAACAATGTCAGCACCAGTATTGAGAATATTCTTTGAAAACGACATGTCTATGTACAGTCGCTTTTTTATTAAGAATAGTTTGGGGAGATTAAGCAAGTTTGCAAATGTATATCCCGTCAGATTCGATAACCAACATGTTGAGGAGAGAAAGAGAGCACTCTTTGAAGGTTCTGTCTCAATGAATAATTGATTTAGGAAGACATAATATATACACGAAGCCAGCAGCGAGTACCTAGTGCTAGTTTAGTTTTTGTGATCTCTTCTCTAGCATGGATTGAAATAAAACTGGAACCTTTTTAGACTTCAAGAAAGTCTTGGCGTCCTTCACAATTTCTGCAGCTCTTCATTATGTAAAAGATACCAACTAACTTGTGTTTTAGGGAGATTTTTGAAGAAGGCCGCCGAGAAGGGCCAAAGAGAGCATAACTCACAACTTTAACCGTAGGGTGCGCTATGGCTGTTGTTTTGTCCCccattattgttttaattgtcTTTGCGTTACAAGAGCCTTTGCAAGTTAGCTGCTGGTTGTATAGCTAGCCAATGGGATCTCAGAGATCGACAGAAACGTCGATACAAAGAATGTGCCCATTGGTTTTCTACTTCCATCTTGCGCTTAAATCGAGCCCCTTTAGAACGCTGTGATAGTTATGGTAtttaaaaacactgaaaaagaaacaatatgaTATAAATTCCAGCTCTTCTTAATGAAGTTTACAAACTTTACATCCCCATTTGAGAGAGACTAGTGTTTACGTTTCTCTCACAACGTAGcagcatttttgtttcctttacGATCAATTGCA
This portion of the Acropora palmata chromosome 13, jaAcrPala1.3, whole genome shotgun sequence genome encodes:
- the LOC141864690 gene encoding glycine receptor subunit alphaZ1-like isoform X1 gives rise to the protein MKEVYTPSRLNQSSIKTRPQGGKIAVLHSTAKKTNENWAFNATRMKLLDLYIWLLLAVLLTFYKADADTLAEFFKQYDKALPPGFEKGDRVVIKCTLYVESFGNIEEANMEYKVYGYFRQYWNDPRLAGRFNRTLTLHGGDIDKLWTPDPFCYNARESNMMMPNEETHTFAHIQPNGNLELSKGVTLLASCVMNLQEFPLDTQTCFLRFGSYGHSVEEIVYEWFPGQTEVLVGNSEMAQFEYKGSNLSSKFELFSEEKFSILTATFYFHRRIGYFLIQVYFPNIFVVVLSWIVFWMEKDDIGNRMALGITTILTIMFLLGSLNGNLPKVSYPKALDWYLLVSFSFVFFSLIECLIVFLFARSAADTQEDKAVVKKRRAPLATRICLALKNCFFGSRTHRRPSETGTPNDESTRYQDDVEMAYGATKTNSVLVDDGHFDETTLRRNRMMKRAEVIDSASRILFPLAFVVYNVYYWSYY
- the LOC141864690 gene encoding gamma-aminobutyric acid receptor subunit alpha-5-like isoform X2 codes for the protein MKLLDLYIWLLLAVLLTFYKADADTLAEFFKQYDKALPPGFEKGDRVVIKCTLYVESFGNIEEANMEYKVYGYFRQYWNDPRLAGRFNRTLTLHGGDIDKLWTPDPFCYNARESNMMMPNEETHTFAHIQPNGNLELSKGVTLLASCVMNLQEFPLDTQTCFLRFGSYGHSVEEIVYEWFPGQTEVLVGNSEMAQFEYKGSNLSSKFELFSEEKFSILTATFYFHRRIGYFLIQVYFPNIFVVVLSWIVFWMEKDDIGNRMALGITTILTIMFLLGSLNGNLPKVSYPKALDWYLLVSFSFVFFSLIECLIVFLFARSAADTQEDKAVVKKRRAPLATRICLALKNCFFGSRTHRRPSETGTPNDESTRYQDDVEMAYGATKTNSVLVDDGHFDETTLRRNRMMKRAEVIDSASRILFPLAFVVYNVYYWSYY